A single Corynebacterium resistens DSM 45100 DNA region contains:
- the proB gene encoding glutamate 5-kinase: MPNHNQDVEDRNDLPDGRGEPVPAYGSRPVHTPGPVIPATTVEFPDSEADPDDPAMGHESDVRQDVAHARRLVVKIGSSSLTDEDGRVNPDRIDVIADALEARMDRGTDVIVVSSGAVACGMGPLELSQRPTDLATKQAAAAVGQVLLAQEWARSFARYGRTIGQVLLTASDAAERDRARNAQRTIDRLRQLKTVPIVNENDTVATSEMRFGDNDRLAALVSHLAFADALVLLSDVDGLYDRNPAEPDANFIPEVRSGKDLRGVIAGDGGRLGTGGMAAKVSAARLASRAGVPVLLTSTENIGAALDDAQVGTCFWPDEDRLSAWKFWVLYAADSRGRLHLDAGAVEAVTENHKSLLAVGITLVEGDFSQGDIVDIVDPDGVLVGRGEVAYDSVMLDGMIGRPTRDMPEFARRPVVHADYMSTYSNRAELNKPS; this comes from the coding sequence ATGCCGAATCACAACCAAGACGTTGAAGATCGAAACGACCTGCCTGATGGCAGGGGCGAACCCGTTCCCGCCTATGGTTCTCGGCCAGTGCATACCCCGGGGCCGGTGATCCCGGCCACCACCGTGGAATTTCCCGATTCCGAGGCCGATCCCGATGATCCTGCAATGGGCCACGAATCAGATGTCCGCCAGGACGTTGCCCATGCACGTCGGCTGGTGGTGAAGATCGGTTCTTCATCATTGACTGACGAAGATGGCAGAGTCAATCCAGATCGCATCGACGTTATCGCTGATGCCTTGGAAGCCCGAATGGATCGCGGTACTGATGTCATCGTCGTTTCCTCTGGCGCGGTGGCTTGCGGGATGGGGCCACTCGAGCTCTCCCAGCGCCCTACCGACTTAGCCACTAAGCAGGCTGCAGCTGCCGTGGGGCAAGTCCTGCTAGCCCAGGAGTGGGCACGCTCTTTCGCGCGCTACGGCCGTACCATCGGGCAGGTCTTGCTGACTGCCTCTGACGCCGCCGAGCGTGACCGCGCACGCAATGCCCAGCGCACCATCGATCGTTTGCGGCAGCTAAAAACCGTTCCGATCGTCAATGAAAACGATACGGTCGCTACTTCCGAAATGCGCTTCGGGGATAACGACCGCCTAGCTGCGCTCGTCAGCCACCTTGCATTTGCGGATGCGCTCGTGCTGTTGAGCGATGTCGACGGTCTGTACGACCGCAACCCCGCTGAACCGGATGCCAACTTCATTCCCGAGGTTCGCTCTGGCAAGGACTTGCGTGGTGTCATTGCAGGTGACGGGGGCCGGCTGGGAACCGGCGGTATGGCTGCGAAAGTTTCGGCCGCTCGCCTAGCCTCTCGTGCCGGCGTGCCGGTGCTGCTGACCTCCACGGAAAACATTGGTGCAGCACTCGACGATGCCCAGGTTGGAACGTGTTTCTGGCCGGATGAAGACCGTCTCAGCGCATGGAAATTCTGGGTCCTTTACGCCGCGGATTCCCGCGGACGATTGCACTTGGATGCCGGTGCAGTTGAAGCTGTGACAGAGAATCATAAATCGTTGCTGGCTGTGGGAATCACACTCGTTGAGGGTGATTTCAGCCAAGGCGACATTGTAGACATTGTTGACCCAGATGGAGTGCTCGTTGGTCGCGGTGAAGTGGCATACGATTCTGTGATGCTCGATGGCATGATCGGACGCCCAACAAGGGATATGCCAGAGTTTGCTCGGCGACCTGTGGTGCACGCTGATTACATGTCCACCTATTCAAACCGTGCGGAGCTAAACAAGCCCAGCTAG